One region of Rhineura floridana isolate rRhiFlo1 chromosome 20, rRhiFlo1.hap2, whole genome shotgun sequence genomic DNA includes:
- the GPR107 gene encoding protein GPR107, giving the protein MASCGIGGGGSCLPPSATAALVLLSALLLGGPVRARVHHLVLKEDVRQNVHLNTFGFFKDGFMKVNVSNLSVKKPAGMIKGFQVGFSLDRTQNDGFSTYLDEEVNHCFFNEIPGHKVSVTVLLLDFTKNIVKVKPNVNPPRLPEIVFGNPETESKQNSDPKQQPSKQNVTESQVPAARTYHIQSKNDSLSFQFFLNISSEEEEGLYSLYFHKCVVDVQNELLPFSLDIDITEKNPNSYLSAGEIPLPKLYIYMALFFFISGTVWIRTLRKRRADVFKIHWLMAALPFTKSLSLVFHAIDYHYISSQGFPIEGWAVVYYITHLLKGALLFITIALIGTGWAFIKHILSDKDKKIFVIVIPLQVLANVAFIIIESTEEGTTEYGLWKEILFLVDLLCCGAILFPVVWSIRHLQEASATDGKAAINLAKLKLFRHYYVMIVCYIYFTRIIAILIKIAVPFQLKWLYQLMDEMATLVFFVLTGYKFRPASDNPYLQLSQEDDDSLDMESVVTTSGVTEGMKKVKKVVNGSAELRGERESSA; this is encoded by the exons GAGGATGTGCGGCAGAATGTCCACCTTAACACCTTTGGCTTCTTCAAGGATGGCTTCATGAAGGTCAACGTCAGCAACCTCTCAGTTAAGAAGCCTGCCGGCATGATAAAAGGCTTCCAG gtgggaTTCAGTTTAGACCGAACGCAGAATGATGGATTCTCCACTTACCTG gaTGAAGAAGTGAACCACTGCTTTTTCAATGAAATACCAGGGCACAAAGTCTCTGTCACCGTCCTCCTCCTGGACTTCACAAAGAACAT TGTGAAAGTCAAGCCCAATGTCAACCCTCCCCGGTTGCCCGAAATCGTATTTGGCAACCCCGAAACAGAGAGCAAGCAGAACTCAG ATCCTAAGCAGCAGCCGTCCAAACagaatgtgactgaatcccag GTGCCGGCTGCCAGAACATACCACATCCAAAGTAAAAATGATAGCCTTTCATTCCAG TTCTTCTTGAACATCagctcagaggaggaggaaggccttTACAgcctgtatttccacaaatgtGTCGTGGATGTGCAGAACGAGCTGCTCCCCTTCAGTCTTGAT ATAGATATTACGGAGAAGAATCCGAACAGCTACCTCTCGGCTGGAGAAATCCCTCTCCCCAAGCTCTACATTTATATGGCTCTCTTCTTCTTCATCTCCGGAACGGTCTGGATCCGCACCCTTCGGAAACGCAG GGCTGATGTGTTCAAGATCCACTGGCTGATGGCTGCTCTTCCTTTCACCAAGTCCCTTTCGTTAGTCTTCCACGCG aTCGACTACCATTACATCTCCTCTCAGGGCTTCCCCATCGAAGGCTGGGCTGTGGTCTACTACATCACTCACCT GTTGAAGGGTGCCCTTCTTTTCATCACAATTGCTCTTATTGGCACGGGTTGGGCGTTCATTAAGCACATCCTTTCCGATAAGGACAAGAAGATCTTTGTGATCGTGATCCCTCTTCAG GTCTTGGCAAATGTGGCCTTCATCATCATTGAGTCGACAGAAGAAGGTACGACGGAATATGGCCTGTGGAAAGAGATCCTTTTCCTGGTCGACCTGCTTTGCTGTGGGGCCATCCTGTTCCCAGTGGTATG GTCGATAAGACATTTGCAGGAGGCTTCTGCGACAGATGGGAAAG CTGCCATTAACCTAGCAAAGCTGAAGCTGTTCAGACATTACTATGTCATG ATCGTGTGCTATATTTACTTCACACGGATCATTGCCATCCTCATCAAGATCGCTGTTCCGTTCCAGTTGAAGTGGCTTTACCAG CTGATGGATGAAATGGCCACCTTGGTGTTCTTTGTCCTCACTGGGTACAAGTTCCGACCGGCCTCTGACAACCCCTACTTACAGCTCTCTCAGGAGGATGACGACAGCTTGGATATGGAATCTGT GGTGACGACCTCGGGCGTCACAGAGGGCATGAAGAAGGTCAAGAAGGTGGTAAATGGTTCGGCGGAGCTCCGAGGCGAACGAGAGAGCTCTGCGTGA